In the genome of Myxococcus stipitatus, one region contains:
- a CDS encoding cyclic-phosphate processing receiver domain-containing protein, which translates to MKVYLDDERPTPEGWVSARWPEDVIALLEGGRVVELSLDHDLGDDEHGTGYDVLLWLEEAVATRGFNPPRVRVHSANSSARQKMELAITRIERFVREA; encoded by the coding sequence ATGAAGGTCTATCTCGACGATGAGCGGCCGACGCCCGAGGGTTGGGTCTCCGCGCGCTGGCCCGAGGACGTCATCGCGCTGCTCGAAGGTGGGCGGGTGGTCGAGCTGAGCCTCGACCACGACCTGGGCGATGACGAGCACGGCACGGGCTACGACGTGCTGCTGTGGCTGGAGGAGGCCGTGGCGACTCGCGGCTTCAATCCTCCGCGAGTCCGGGTGCACTCGGCGAACAGCTCCGCGCGCCAGAAGATGGAGCTGGCCATCACTCGCATCGAGCGCTTCGTGCGAGAGGCGTGA
- a CDS encoding peptidylprolyl isomerase, translated as MSSSSNQGSGRGVERLLKMSPVVSTASAESLKLPTVEAPSLEGISVRVPTPEDLTEDDLLRAFHEKRRSVATTRDREKGESLELGDNVQLNVVGYCDGALIPFSARFGMSTELAPIEAMPGFSETVAQGGKVGESMQIALELPEDYPVVALQGKPARFLIDVVGAQQVTMLSESSPEFFEKLGMGGTLDEVLNNIREELEDEVAGELWVQAQDMVLDEVARRTPVELPKALVEEEIRRRWVQAEGQAMVEYNFDVEEQQEALRGWLTDPTTRADVERRLHIGLALKAVTEAEKLQLTPEKLEELIRDHMEPFGFGAEEVAAALRETPETTKKLVELGWYLFAVEHVMNKAKVTFEGAEQG; from the coding sequence GTGAGCAGCAGCAGCAATCAAGGTTCTGGTCGGGGCGTCGAGCGCCTGCTGAAGATGAGCCCCGTGGTGAGCACCGCCTCCGCGGAGTCGCTCAAGCTCCCCACCGTGGAGGCCCCGTCCCTCGAAGGGATTTCCGTCCGGGTGCCCACCCCCGAGGACTTGACCGAGGACGACCTCCTGCGCGCCTTCCACGAGAAGCGCCGCAGCGTGGCCACCACACGCGACCGCGAGAAGGGGGAGTCCCTGGAGCTGGGTGACAACGTCCAGCTCAACGTCGTGGGCTACTGCGACGGCGCCCTCATCCCCTTCTCCGCGCGCTTCGGCATGTCCACGGAGCTGGCCCCCATCGAGGCCATGCCCGGCTTCAGCGAGACCGTGGCCCAGGGGGGCAAGGTCGGTGAGTCCATGCAGATCGCGCTCGAGCTGCCGGAGGACTACCCGGTGGTGGCGCTCCAGGGGAAGCCCGCGCGGTTCCTCATCGACGTCGTCGGCGCCCAGCAGGTGACGATGCTGTCGGAGAGCTCGCCGGAGTTCTTCGAGAAGCTCGGGATGGGCGGCACGCTGGACGAGGTGCTGAACAACATCCGCGAGGAGCTGGAGGACGAAGTCGCCGGCGAGCTCTGGGTGCAGGCCCAGGACATGGTGCTGGACGAGGTGGCCCGGCGGACGCCGGTGGAGCTGCCCAAGGCGCTGGTGGAGGAGGAGATCCGCCGCCGCTGGGTCCAGGCCGAAGGCCAGGCGATGGTCGAGTATAACTTCGACGTCGAGGAGCAGCAGGAAGCGCTCCGCGGCTGGCTCACGGACCCCACCACGCGCGCGGACGTCGAGCGCCGGCTGCACATCGGCCTCGCGCTGAAGGCCGTCACCGAGGCGGAGAAGCTTCAGCTCACTCCGGAGAAGCTCGAGGAGCTGATTCGCGACCACATGGAGCCGTTCGGGTTCGGCGCGGAGGAAGTCGCCGCCGCCCTGCGCGAGACGCCGGAGACGACCAAGAAGCTGGTCGAGCTGGGCTGGTACCTGTTCGCCGTCGAGCACGTGATGAACAAGGCGAAGGTCACCTTCGAGGGCGCGGAGCAGGGCTGA
- a CDS encoding 2-oxo acid dehydrogenase subunit E2, whose amino-acid sequence MNLDLKPAPPPGVFRKLALGAWRSPRDPSAYASLDVRMEKALEFLEGWKARTGQRLTVTHLVAKAAADALRRYPEANVLLRWGAPSQRADVGVCVLVVQPEESGRVDLTTATVPHADGLSLAAFGRELERRVGRVRSRADAEIERGKRRSYRIPGMLMGWALRLLSFVWFTLNVDLRWVGMPRDPFGSVVVTSLGSLGLERGYVATVPYTRVPLVLAPGSVRTVPVVEAGALVPGKLMTLTCTWDARALDVEVISRVLRHVAAALESPESCWDPSSGSEIPAVTG is encoded by the coding sequence GTGAACCTCGACCTGAAGCCGGCGCCGCCGCCGGGAGTCTTCCGCAAGCTCGCCCTGGGGGCCTGGCGCTCGCCGAGGGACCCCAGTGCCTACGCGTCCCTGGACGTGCGGATGGAGAAGGCGCTGGAGTTCCTCGAGGGCTGGAAGGCGCGCACGGGGCAGCGGCTCACGGTGACGCACCTGGTGGCGAAGGCGGCGGCGGATGCGCTGCGCCGGTATCCCGAGGCCAACGTGCTCCTGCGCTGGGGGGCGCCATCCCAGCGGGCCGACGTGGGGGTGTGCGTGCTCGTGGTGCAGCCGGAGGAGTCGGGGCGGGTGGACCTGACCACGGCCACGGTGCCTCACGCGGATGGGTTGTCGTTGGCGGCGTTCGGGCGGGAGCTGGAGCGCAGGGTGGGGCGGGTGCGCTCGCGCGCGGACGCGGAGATTGAGCGGGGCAAGCGCCGCTCCTATCGAATCCCGGGGATGTTGATGGGGTGGGCGCTGCGGCTGTTGTCCTTCGTCTGGTTCACGTTGAACGTGGATCTGCGCTGGGTGGGGATGCCGAGAGACCCCTTCGGTTCGGTGGTGGTGACGAGCCTGGGCTCGCTGGGCCTGGAGCGGGGCTACGTCGCGACGGTGCCGTACACGCGGGTGCCGCTGGTGCTGGCGCCCGGTTCGGTGCGGACCGTGCCGGTGGTGGAGGCGGGGGCGCTGGTTCCGGGCAAGCTGATGACGCTCACGTGCACGTGGGACGCGAGAGCCCTGGACGTGGAGGTGATCTCACGCGTGCTGCGGCATGTCGCCGCGGCGCTGGAGTCACCGGAGTCCTGCTGGGACCCCTCGTCTGGATCAGAAATACCCGCGGTGACAGGCTGA